One stretch of Planctomycetaceae bacterium DNA includes these proteins:
- a CDS encoding ABC transporter permease: MWTFIIRRLLISIPLLIGITIISFLIINLAPGGQAALPGMEMNPGLNPKVREMIAKQFHFDKPLPVQYVLMMKDMVTGDLTSFKDQRSAIGKVLERLPATLALSVMAFLISTGGALPLGIYASRHKGRWRDKVISVLSFAMLSLPSFWVAYMLVLLIVRVLHIPALGLSTFGVDFQNSFTEAVDVTWHVFMPAVVLALGGIAGESRYMRASMVEAMNEDYIRTARAKGLSESAVAYKHALRNSLRPIVTFVGYLLPAFLGGSVIIEQIFGYPGMGRLMYQALLERDMPVLMVELTIGSALLLVGNMIADVLYAVVDPRVRPN; encoded by the coding sequence ATGTGGACTTTCATCATAAGACGGCTGCTGATTTCGATCCCGCTGCTGATCGGGATCACGATCATCAGCTTCCTGATCATCAACCTGGCCCCTGGGGGGCAGGCGGCCCTGCCGGGCATGGAAATGAACCCGGGGCTTAATCCCAAGGTTCGCGAGATGATCGCCAAGCAGTTCCATTTCGACAAGCCCCTTCCGGTGCAGTACGTCCTGATGATGAAAGACATGGTCACCGGCGATCTGACCAGCTTCAAGGACCAGCGCAGCGCCATCGGCAAGGTCCTCGAGCGCCTTCCGGCCACGCTGGCCTTGAGCGTGATGGCGTTCCTGATCAGCACCGGCGGCGCGCTGCCGCTGGGGATTTACGCCAGCCGCCACAAAGGCCGATGGCGAGACAAGGTCATCAGCGTCCTAAGCTTCGCCATGCTCTCGCTGCCGAGCTTCTGGGTGGCCTACATGCTCGTGCTGCTGATCGTGAGGGTTCTGCACATTCCCGCCCTGGGCCTGAGCACCTTCGGGGTGGATTTCCAGAACAGCTTCACCGAGGCCGTCGACGTAACCTGGCACGTGTTCATGCCCGCGGTGGTGCTGGCTCTGGGCGGCATCGCCGGGGAAAGCCGCTACATGCGAGCCTCCATGGTCGAGGCCATGAACGAAGATTACATCCGCACCGCCCGCGCCAAGGGGCTGTCGGAATCTGCCGTGGCGTACAAGCACGCCCTGCGCAACAGCCTGCGCCCCATCGTGACGTTCGTGGGGTATCTGCTGCCGGCGTTTCTGGGCGGCTCGGTGATCATCGAGCAGATCTTCGGATACCCCGGCATGGGGCGCCTGATGTACCAGGCCCTGCTGGAGCGCGACATGCCGGTCCTGATGGTCGAGCTGACGATCGGCTCGGCGCTGCTGCTGGTGGGCAATATGATCGCCGACGTGCTGTACGCGGTGGTCGACCCCCGAGTGAGACCCAACTGA
- a CDS encoding oligopeptide/dipeptide ABC transporter ATP-binding protein, which produces MIDTALDNPILTVRGLRKFFPLRRGVFSTVQGYVRAVDGVDFSIARGRTLGLVGESGSGKTTVGRTIMKLIPATAGQVVFDEWDVMSLRGLAMRQLRRRMQIIFQDPFSSLNPRMRVGDIVAEPLRVHHTTAPGGIGLRVAQLLERVGLAAAYASRYPHEFSGGQRQRIGIARALASQPEFIVCDEPVSALDVSVRAQILNLLQDLQDELGLSYLFIAHDLAVVEHFADDVAVMYLGRIVEIASKTRIIGSPRHPYTESLLSAVPRIRPQERTQRIRLQGEMPSPINPPSGCPFHPRCPLTRQLAQGLPESQTAAIASEGQSVRIVARCTQEVPELLPTEADASHSHACLLRQ; this is translated from the coding sequence ATGATTGACACCGCCCTCGACAATCCGATCCTGACCGTCCGCGGCTTGCGGAAGTTCTTTCCCCTTCGCCGGGGCGTGTTCTCGACCGTCCAGGGGTACGTCCGGGCGGTGGACGGCGTGGACTTCTCCATCGCCCGCGGACGCACGCTGGGCCTGGTCGGCGAGAGCGGCTCGGGCAAGACCACCGTCGGCCGAACGATCATGAAGCTGATCCCCGCCACGGCCGGGCAGGTTGTCTTCGACGAGTGGGACGTGATGTCGCTGCGGGGCTTGGCGATGCGCCAGTTGCGGCGGCGCATGCAGATCATTTTCCAGGACCCGTTCAGCTCGCTCAATCCGCGCATGCGCGTGGGCGATATCGTGGCCGAACCGCTGCGCGTGCATCACACGACCGCCCCGGGCGGCATCGGTCTGCGCGTCGCCCAACTGCTCGAGCGCGTGGGCCTGGCAGCGGCCTACGCGTCGCGCTACCCGCACGAGTTCTCGGGCGGCCAACGCCAGCGCATCGGCATCGCCCGCGCCTTGGCGTCCCAGCCGGAGTTCATCGTCTGCGACGAGCCTGTCAGCGCCCTGGACGTCTCCGTCCGCGCGCAGATCCTTAACCTCCTGCAGGATCTCCAGGACGAACTGGGCCTGAGCTATCTGTTCATCGCCCACGACCTGGCCGTCGTCGAGCATTTCGCCGACGACGTGGCTGTCATGTACCTCGGCCGCATCGTCGAGATCGCCTCCAAGACCCGCATTATCGGCAGTCCGCGGCACCCGTACACCGAATCGCTGCTCTCGGCTGTGCCTCGCATCCGCCCGCAGGAGCGCACGCAGCGCATTCGCCTGCAGGGGGAGATGCCCTCGCCGATCAACCCGCCCAGCGGCTGCCCGTTCCATCCCCGCTGTCCGCTGACGCGGCAATTGGCGCAGGGCCTGCCCGAAAGCCAGACCGCCGCCATCGCCAGCGAAGGACAGAGCGTCCGCATCGTCGCCCGCTGCACGCAGGAAGTGCCCGAGCTGCTGCCCACAGAAGCGGACGCCTCGCACAGCCACGCCTGCCTGCTGCGGCAGTAA
- a CDS encoding ABC transporter substrate-binding protein, giving the protein MLLRKLLLVPLIVIIAWMIMAFFVVRNVHVAHKVDELTLGSIGEPDDLNPIISQTTSASEVAQFLFNGLLKYDQDYNVVGDLADDYRITQTSTAFFNSDAEAAATMGKLNAARDRWAAMKLQAVNQNANRLVLQFGSETDRVTAGTSYEEELFKVIDRKALRPVTVLTLEFDKDGKLPGGAAANTENVKALVAAVAHQTASATMHEMIAIGDSLLSVSVAGDTKAFTDVLTRSFSMPLAQAAATQPAASAPAEPAGQKPSEPEPAAVSIMESLDEALLNEPVFTFRLRKGVRWHDGKELTSHDASFTYYSIIDPKYRSPRASDYWTIKSVSTPDDYTFIVTYRVPYTDCTSSWMMGLIPKHILDGKSGNWWAENFNSTPIGTGPYKNVEWVHNEYLKMQANEDYFEGAPNLKSFAYRILPDEFVNQVAFEARGFDVDGVRPDQVAQYKKDPRFRTFSRPADAYDYIGWNLKKPLFQDKRVRLALAHAVNVDSIIQYIYRGQARASNGPFPYHEWYGSPDLATIPYDPEKAKALLAEAGWKDHDGDGYLDKDGKRFEFNLITNNGNPLRLAIQVLVQSDLKKIGIKVNTSTYEWAAFIKNYINTQTFDACVLGWSLGKSVDQFQLWHSSMIKPPGLNFCSYNSKEVDVLLSEIRTTFDRDKLKSLCQRMQKIIYDDQPFLFLSTPIPTTAIWKDQYVVRRPDGKGGWVVGPIENTPAGVTYYMQWWAPRSIAPNLKP; this is encoded by the coding sequence ATGCTCCTTCGCAAACTGCTGCTGGTTCCGCTGATCGTCATCATCGCCTGGATGATCATGGCCTTTTTTGTCGTGCGCAACGTCCACGTCGCGCATAAGGTCGATGAATTGACGCTGGGCAGCATCGGCGAACCGGACGATTTGAATCCGATTATTTCCCAAACTACCTCGGCGTCGGAAGTGGCCCAGTTCCTCTTCAATGGGCTCCTGAAATACGACCAGGACTACAACGTCGTCGGCGACCTGGCGGACGACTACCGCATCACGCAAACTTCGACGGCGTTCTTCAATTCCGACGCCGAAGCCGCGGCCACGATGGGCAAACTGAACGCCGCCAGGGACCGCTGGGCAGCCATGAAGCTTCAGGCGGTCAACCAGAACGCCAATCGCCTCGTGCTGCAATTCGGCAGCGAGACCGACCGCGTGACGGCCGGAACCAGTTATGAAGAAGAACTCTTCAAAGTCATCGACCGCAAGGCACTTCGACCGGTGACGGTGTTGACCCTGGAGTTCGACAAGGACGGCAAGCTCCCCGGCGGCGCGGCCGCCAATACCGAGAACGTCAAGGCGCTCGTTGCCGCCGTGGCCCATCAGACCGCCTCGGCAACGATGCATGAGATGATCGCGATCGGCGATTCGCTGCTAAGCGTTTCGGTTGCCGGCGACACGAAGGCCTTCACCGACGTGCTCACCAGAAGCTTCTCGATGCCTCTGGCACAGGCGGCCGCCACGCAGCCGGCGGCCTCTGCCCCAGCCGAGCCGGCGGGGCAGAAACCATCCGAGCCAGAACCGGCCGCCGTCTCGATCATGGAGTCGCTTGACGAGGCGCTGCTCAACGAGCCGGTCTTCACGTTCCGGCTCCGCAAGGGCGTTCGCTGGCACGACGGCAAGGAGCTGACGTCGCACGATGCGAGCTTCACATATTACAGCATCATCGACCCCAAGTACCGCTCGCCCCGCGCGTCGGACTACTGGACGATCAAGAGCGTGTCCACCCCGGACGACTACACGTTCATCGTCACCTATCGCGTTCCGTACACGGACTGCACCTCAAGCTGGATGATGGGCCTGATTCCCAAGCACATCCTGGACGGCAAGAGCGGCAACTGGTGGGCGGAGAATTTCAACAGCACGCCCATCGGGACCGGACCGTACAAGAACGTCGAGTGGGTCCACAACGAATACCTCAAAATGCAGGCCAACGAGGACTACTTCGAAGGCGCGCCGAATCTCAAGTCGTTCGCCTACCGCATTCTGCCCGACGAGTTCGTCAACCAGGTGGCCTTTGAGGCGCGCGGGTTCGACGTCGACGGCGTCCGACCCGACCAGGTGGCCCAGTACAAGAAGGATCCACGCTTCCGGACTTTCAGCCGCCCCGCCGACGCGTACGACTACATCGGCTGGAATCTCAAGAAGCCCCTGTTCCAGGACAAGCGCGTCCGCTTGGCCCTGGCGCATGCGGTCAACGTCGACAGCATCATCCAGTACATTTATCGCGGGCAGGCCCGCGCCAGCAACGGCCCCTTCCCCTATCACGAATGGTACGGCAGCCCGGACCTGGCGACGATCCCATACGATCCGGAAAAGGCCAAGGCGCTGCTGGCCGAGGCAGGGTGGAAAGACCACGACGGCGACGGGTATCTGGACAAGGACGGCAAGCGGTTCGAGTTCAACCTGATCACCAACAATGGCAATCCCTTGCGCCTGGCGATCCAGGTGCTCGTCCAGAGCGACCTGAAGAAGATCGGGATCAAGGTCAACACCTCGACGTACGAATGGGCGGCCTTCATCAAGAACTACATCAACACGCAGACCTTCGACGCCTGCGTGCTGGGCTGGAGCCTGGGCAAGAGCGTCGACCAGTTCCAGCTCTGGCACAGTTCGATGATCAAGCCTCCGGGCCTGAACTTCTGCTCGTACAACAGCAAAGAGGTCGACGTCCTGCTGTCGGAGATCCGCACTACCTTCGATCGCGACAAGCTCAAGAGTCTCTGCCAGCGGATGCAGAAGATCATCTACGACGACCAGCCATTCCTGTTCCTCTCGACGCCGATCCCGACGACGGCCATCTGGAAAGACCAGTACGTCGTTCGCCGCCCCGACGGCAAAGGCGGATGGGTCGTCGGCCCGATTGAAAATACCCCTGCCGGGGTGACGTACTACATGCAATGGTGGGCGCCGCGATCGATCGCGCCGAACCTGAAGCCCTGA
- a CDS encoding ABC transporter ATP-binding protein — translation MSEQLREASFNLKKYSLQEIARRMWPLVRPHRWRLLFASSVVTACAVAVAAGPIFTKYVIDVAIPEKSLALAGGAMAIFLLMQLSRNGLWYVSQKIIIRDQEAIVFKLRSMSFRHIQRLCLRFHGQYPSGFLHDRVFVQCIVRIGVMVSFLFSHMAIHLTSLVFALVMCAWLSLPMTGVILLGAAAYVLVAKAMGPRLREQALECNDAHNFVCGYILDKLQGNKTIQAHALEDRVDGDFDREIWSVQEKFIRARVEQTRLGLMSSSLSFTITAAIHVLGAYYVFQWGMSTGTLVAFITYQAIFVNVITSLTEVYGQIVTARTGFDQLFSVLDTQSSVIDKPARPLPARLTGRTEFADVMFAYQDKPVLSDVNFCVEPGQSVALVGRSGAGKSTVTNLLLRFYDPNVGRIAIDGHDIRSFSLRQYRARFGVVLQEPFLFDATIEENLRCVRPDASAEDVNRALEQACAREFVEQLAGGLNYRVGERGMGLSGGQRQRIAIARTLLLNPDLLILDEATSALDNESEALVQQALQAVFRNRTTFVIAHRLSTIRTADRILVFDSGRLVEDGNYKELMSRQGLFHHLHTVATSTSTRQFKLDEAGFA, via the coding sequence ATGAGCGAGCAGCTTCGCGAAGCCTCATTCAACCTGAAGAAGTATTCCCTGCAGGAGATCGCCCGGCGGATGTGGCCGCTGGTGCGCCCGCACCGATGGCGGCTGTTGTTCGCCAGCAGCGTGGTCACGGCCTGTGCCGTGGCGGTGGCGGCAGGTCCGATTTTCACCAAGTACGTCATCGACGTGGCGATTCCGGAGAAGAGCCTGGCGCTGGCGGGCGGGGCGATGGCGATCTTCCTGCTGATGCAGTTGTCGCGAAACGGTCTGTGGTACGTCTCGCAGAAGATCATCATCCGCGACCAGGAGGCCATCGTCTTCAAGCTGCGGTCGATGAGTTTCCGCCACATCCAGCGGTTGTGCCTGCGATTTCACGGACAGTACCCCTCGGGCTTCTTGCACGACCGGGTATTCGTTCAGTGCATCGTTCGGATCGGGGTGATGGTCTCGTTCCTTTTTTCGCACATGGCCATTCACCTGACCAGCCTGGTCTTCGCCCTGGTGATGTGCGCCTGGCTGAGCTTGCCGATGACGGGGGTGATCCTGCTGGGCGCGGCGGCGTACGTGCTGGTGGCCAAGGCGATGGGGCCTCGGCTGCGGGAGCAGGCCCTGGAGTGCAACGACGCTCACAACTTCGTCTGCGGCTATATTCTGGACAAACTCCAGGGCAACAAGACCATTCAGGCCCACGCCCTGGAAGACCGCGTCGACGGCGACTTCGACCGCGAGATCTGGTCGGTGCAGGAGAAGTTCATCCGCGCCCGCGTCGAGCAGACGCGCCTGGGCTTGATGTCCTCCTCGCTGAGTTTCACCATCACCGCGGCCATCCACGTGCTGGGAGCCTACTACGTCTTCCAGTGGGGCATGAGCACCGGGACGCTGGTGGCGTTCATCACGTACCAGGCCATCTTCGTCAACGTGATTACGTCGCTGACGGAGGTGTACGGGCAGATCGTGACTGCCCGCACGGGCTTCGATCAGCTTTTCAGCGTGCTCGACACCCAATCGAGCGTCATCGACAAACCGGCGCGCCCGCTGCCGGCGCGCCTGACGGGGCGGACCGAGTTCGCCGACGTCATGTTCGCTTATCAGGACAAACCGGTGCTGTCGGATGTGAACTTCTGCGTCGAGCCGGGCCAGAGCGTGGCGCTGGTGGGGCGCAGCGGGGCCGGAAAGAGCACCGTCACCAATCTGCTGCTGCGGTTCTACGATCCCAATGTCGGGCGCATCGCCATCGACGGACACGACATCCGGAGTTTCTCGCTGCGCCAGTACCGCGCGCGGTTCGGCGTGGTGCTGCAGGAACCGTTCCTGTTCGACGCCACGATCGAGGAGAATCTCAGGTGCGTGCGCCCCGATGCCTCGGCGGAAGATGTAAACCGTGCTTTGGAACAGGCCTGTGCGCGTGAGTTCGTGGAGCAACTCGCTGGCGGACTCAATTACCGCGTCGGCGAGCGGGGCATGGGCCTTTCCGGCGGGCAGCGCCAGCGCATCGCCATCGCCCGCACCTTGCTGCTGAACCCGGACCTGCTGATTCTTGACGAGGCCACCAGCGCCTTGGACAACGAGTCCGAAGCGCTGGTCCAGCAGGCGCTGCAGGCGGTCTTTCGCAACCGCACCACCTTCGTGATCGCCCACCGGTTATCGACTATCCGGACGGCTGACCGGATCCTGGTCTTCGATTCGGGGCGGCTGGTCGAGGACGGCAACTACAAGGAACTGATGAGCCGCCAGGGGCTCTTTCACCACCTGCACACCGTGGCCACGTCGACCAGCACACGGCAGTTCAAGCTGGATGAGGCGGGCTTCGCGTAG
- a CDS encoding ABC transporter permease: MPDGATQPAIDAPQEPVLKQIGFWQRFRKNGPAVTALVVMVLLFVIGMGYWALHGMGVNWPADPLEPNPPAQLIPPSWEHPLGTDDLGRDVMARVLLGAHVSLMIGFVAVGIAIVIGIILGSVSGYFGGRIDTAIMRFVDMMMCIPTFFLILTVAALLQPSIWIVALIIGITSWMGTARLVRAEFLSLREMDYVQAARATGAGHARIIFRHVLPNALPPVFVTAVLGVAGAILTEASLSYLGFGVQPPDPSWGNIISGGKQYILDAWWLIVFPSVAIFITTLSFYVAGEGMRVAMDPKETKQI, translated from the coding sequence ATGCCAGACGGAGCGACACAACCCGCAATCGATGCCCCGCAGGAACCGGTCCTCAAGCAGATCGGGTTCTGGCAGCGATTCCGCAAAAACGGACCGGCCGTGACGGCTTTGGTCGTGATGGTCCTGCTGTTTGTCATCGGCATGGGGTATTGGGCCCTGCATGGGATGGGCGTGAACTGGCCTGCCGATCCGCTGGAACCCAACCCGCCGGCACAGTTGATCCCGCCGTCCTGGGAGCATCCCCTGGGCACCGACGACCTGGGGCGCGACGTCATGGCCCGCGTGCTGCTGGGGGCCCACGTCTCGCTGATGATCGGTTTTGTCGCCGTCGGCATCGCCATTGTCATCGGGATCATCCTCGGCAGCGTCAGCGGATACTTCGGAGGACGGATCGACACGGCCATCATGCGATTCGTTGACATGATGATGTGCATCCCGACTTTCTTTCTGATCCTGACCGTGGCGGCGCTGCTCCAGCCGAGCATCTGGATCGTCGCGCTGATCATCGGCATCACCAGTTGGATGGGCACTGCCCGCCTCGTCCGCGCTGAGTTCCTCTCCCTGCGCGAGATGGACTACGTGCAGGCCGCACGCGCCACCGGGGCCGGGCACGCCCGGATCATCTTCCGCCACGTCCTGCCCAACGCCCTTCCGCCGGTGTTCGTGACGGCCGTGCTGGGCGTCGCCGGCGCAATCCTGACCGAAGCCTCCCTGAGCTACCTGGGCTTTGGCGTTCAACCGCCCGACCCGAGCTGGGGCAACATTATCTCCGGCGGCAAGCAGTACATCCTCGACGCGTGGTGGCTGATCGTCTTCCCGTCGGTGGCGATCTTCATCACGACGCTTTCGTTTTACGTCGCCGGCGAAGGCATGCGGGTGGCAATGGATCCCAAGGAAACCAAGCAGATATGA
- a CDS encoding creatininase family protein, protein MGNYSDRLTTEVRLERMRPEQIEIAKRVRPAIYVPLGSIEWHGRQNPVGLDAIKAHEQLVALAARVGGVVYPPVFFGCGGGHICYPATYMVAAQPMVAIVTDLLKGFERDGFKMAILVSGHYPNRSEFMDPAVAAYHQGGGTMRILSIVECEVPDVGGDHAAYWETSAMLHLHGETVDMSALGPPPAALADQAENFMPIEFHDHPCYGILGLDPRGRASAVAGKTHTDRLVEFFARWLDGEEPARGNGWLRAPDQPEPSRQGTGLDPG, encoded by the coding sequence ATGGGAAACTACTCGGACCGCCTGACCACCGAGGTGCGGCTGGAACGCATGCGGCCGGAACAGATCGAAATCGCCAAGCGCGTCCGCCCGGCGATCTATGTTCCCCTGGGGTCGATCGAATGGCACGGGCGTCAGAACCCCGTCGGGCTCGACGCGATCAAAGCCCACGAACAACTGGTGGCGCTGGCGGCCCGCGTCGGCGGCGTGGTCTATCCGCCGGTGTTCTTCGGTTGCGGCGGCGGACACATCTGCTACCCCGCGACGTACATGGTCGCCGCGCAGCCGATGGTCGCGATCGTCACGGACCTCCTGAAGGGCTTCGAGCGGGACGGGTTCAAGATGGCCATCCTCGTCAGCGGACACTACCCCAACCGCAGCGAGTTCATGGACCCTGCCGTGGCGGCGTATCATCAGGGCGGCGGAACGATGCGCATCCTCAGCATCGTCGAGTGCGAAGTGCCCGACGTCGGCGGCGACCACGCGGCGTACTGGGAAACTTCGGCCATGCTCCACCTGCACGGCGAGACCGTAGACATGTCCGCCTTGGGCCCGCCCCCCGCAGCCTTGGCCGATCAAGCCGAGAACTTCATGCCCATTGAGTTCCACGACCACCCCTGCTACGGGATTCTCGGCCTGGACCCGCGTGGCCGCGCCAGCGCCGTCGCCGGAAAGACCCACACCGACCGTCTGGTGGAGTTCTTCGCCCGATGGCTCGACGGCGAGGAGCCTGCCCGCGGCAACGGCTGGCTCAGAGCCCCTGACCAGCCAGAGCCCTCCCGCCAAGGCACCGGGCTTGATCCCGGTTAA
- a CDS encoding cyclic nucleotide-binding and patatin-like phospholipase domain-containing protein, which translates to MTATPYSPRDESASPQWSRREQLQTILPRLLGPVDEPTLAGIESVVEWVNLKRGDVLFRQGDSGDSLYLIVTGRVCVVRQGRDGPSVIAELSRGESVGEMALITGEARSADIYAMRDSILLRLSREAFDKIVEQCPVLMRSIAKTLIGRLRAADESRAEGGLLRTVAVLPASTTVPAEDFCNRLVMALAPLGSVLHLTSQRVETILGTGAAQSAAGEAQAAALAAWLDEQEAAHRFIVLQCDGDASAWTHRCIRQADRVLVAARADADPTVGAVEQAALAGQTQLTAARRTLVLLHADGSKLPSGTKRWLMPRSMHDHLHVRLDRDGDFARMARALAGRSIGLVLGGGGALGLAELGVIRALEEAGVPIDMVGGTSMGAVISCLHALGHDYHSGLKMNRAAWIDAKPFRAYALPFVSLFQSPRFDGIAKTACGYCDIEDLWLPFFCVSSNLTHSDMKVHRSGTLWRAVRASATIPGVAPPMVDDGDLLVDGGVVNNLPGDVMREQGANTVIVVDVHPEEEMHVEYEDMPSCWQILWSRVLPMRKRINVPSLLSLLVRSTMMSSHNRKKAVHAAADLHFTPPVTHYKLLQFAAMDEIARIGYDYARQYIAQLHSEGKLQPILQAAGVTSATSGNPTATA; encoded by the coding sequence ATGACAGCCACGCCATATTCCCCGCGTGATGAATCCGCATCGCCCCAATGGTCGCGCCGCGAGCAGTTGCAGACGATCCTGCCCCGGCTGCTCGGACCGGTAGACGAACCCACCCTGGCGGGCATCGAATCGGTCGTCGAGTGGGTTAATCTTAAACGCGGCGACGTGCTCTTCCGCCAGGGCGATTCGGGCGACAGCCTCTATCTCATCGTCACCGGGCGCGTCTGCGTCGTACGGCAGGGACGCGACGGGCCCAGCGTCATCGCCGAACTCTCGCGCGGCGAGAGTGTCGGCGAAATGGCGCTGATCACCGGCGAGGCGCGGTCGGCCGACATCTACGCCATGCGCGACAGCATCCTCCTGCGACTGTCCCGCGAGGCCTTCGACAAGATCGTCGAGCAGTGCCCCGTGCTGATGCGGTCAATCGCCAAGACGCTGATCGGCCGCCTGCGCGCCGCCGATGAGTCGCGAGCTGAAGGTGGCTTGCTGCGGACCGTGGCGGTGCTTCCGGCCTCGACAACCGTACCGGCGGAGGACTTCTGCAACCGCCTGGTGATGGCCCTGGCGCCGCTGGGCAGCGTGCTGCACCTGACCAGCCAGCGCGTCGAGACGATCCTTGGGACCGGCGCCGCACAGTCGGCGGCCGGCGAAGCCCAGGCCGCCGCCCTGGCCGCATGGCTCGACGAGCAGGAGGCGGCCCATCGCTTCATCGTCCTGCAGTGCGACGGCGACGCCTCGGCATGGACGCACCGGTGCATCCGCCAGGCCGACCGCGTCCTGGTGGCCGCCCGTGCCGACGCCGATCCGACCGTCGGGGCGGTCGAACAGGCGGCCTTGGCGGGGCAGACGCAACTGACAGCCGCCCGGCGGACGCTGGTGCTGCTGCACGCCGACGGGTCGAAGCTGCCCTCGGGCACGAAGCGCTGGCTGATGCCCCGCAGCATGCACGACCACCTGCACGTTCGACTCGATCGCGACGGCGACTTTGCCCGCATGGCTCGCGCGCTGGCGGGGCGGTCTATCGGCCTGGTGCTTGGCGGCGGGGGAGCGCTGGGGCTGGCAGAGTTGGGAGTGATCCGTGCCTTAGAAGAGGCCGGCGTTCCCATCGACATGGTCGGCGGAACGAGCATGGGAGCCGTCATCTCCTGCCTGCACGCGCTGGGGCACGACTACCACAGCGGGCTGAAAATGAACCGCGCCGCCTGGATCGACGCCAAGCCCTTCCGCGCGTACGCCCTGCCGTTCGTGTCGCTGTTCCAAAGCCCGCGGTTCGACGGTATCGCCAAGACCGCCTGCGGCTACTGCGATATCGAAGATCTGTGGCTGCCCTTCTTTTGCGTCTCCAGCAATTTGACGCACTCGGACATGAAGGTCCATCGCAGCGGAACGCTCTGGCGCGCCGTCCGCGCCAGCGCCACCATCCCCGGCGTGGCCCCGCCGATGGTCGACGACGGCGACCTGCTCGTCGACGGCGGGGTCGTCAACAACCTTCCCGGCGACGTCATGCGGGAGCAGGGCGCCAACACCGTTATCGTCGTCGATGTACACCCCGAGGAGGAAATGCACGTCGAGTACGAGGACATGCCCTCCTGCTGGCAGATCCTCTGGAGCCGCGTCCTGCCCATGCGAAAACGCATCAACGTCCCCAGCCTGCTCTCGCTGCTGGTCCGCTCGACCATGATGAGCAGCCACAACCGCAAGAAGGCGGTACACGCGGCCGCCGACCTGCACTTCACGCCCCCCGTGACGCACTACAAGCTGCTGCAGTTCGCCGCGATGGACGAGATCGCACGGATCGGCTACGACTATGCCCGCCAGTACATCGCCCAATTGCACAGCGAAGGAAAACTCCAACCTATCCTCCAGGCCGCCGGCGTGACGAGCGCGACGTCTGGCAATCCGACAGCGACTGCCTGA
- a CDS encoding ABC transporter ATP-binding protein, producing the protein MTPREPLLTVRDLKTYFHTDQGVVRAVDGVSFEIGRGEVFALVGESGCGKSVTAYSILRLLPCPPGRIEAAAIDLDGMDLLRLGEDEMRRVRGRLVSMVFQEPMTSLNPVYTCGNQIIEAVELHRGLRGQEARDLGIEMLRKVGIPEPQRRFDEYPHQMSGGMRQRVMIAMALSCNPKLLIADEPTTALDVTIQAQILDLLQELQANTGLSILMITHDLAVVAETAHRVAVMYASKIVETTDKQTLFDDPRHPYTLGLLASVPQLGQETARLNAIAGSVPNPLAFPAGCKFHPRCPVGHDLKRCQTQEPELREVAPGHWAACWECKGYEKGKSGRME; encoded by the coding sequence ATGACGCCCCGCGAACCACTGTTGACCGTGCGCGACTTGAAGACGTATTTCCATACGGACCAGGGCGTCGTGCGCGCCGTCGACGGGGTGAGCTTCGAGATCGGCCGCGGCGAGGTCTTCGCCCTCGTCGGCGAGAGCGGATGCGGCAAGAGCGTCACGGCCTACTCGATCCTGCGCCTGCTGCCCTGCCCGCCGGGGCGCATCGAGGCCGCCGCGATCGACCTGGACGGCATGGACCTGCTGCGCCTGGGCGAGGACGAGATGCGCCGCGTGCGCGGGCGACTGGTGAGCATGGTCTTCCAGGAACCGATGACCAGCCTCAACCCCGTCTACACGTGCGGAAACCAGATTATCGAGGCCGTCGAGCTGCACCGGGGCCTGCGTGGGCAGGAAGCCCGCGACCTGGGCATCGAGATGCTGCGTAAGGTGGGCATCCCCGAACCCCAGCGCCGCTTCGACGAGTACCCTCACCAGATGTCCGGCGGCATGCGGCAGCGGGTGATGATCGCCATGGCCCTGTCGTGCAACCCCAAGCTGCTCATCGCCGACGAGCCCACCACCGCCCTCGACGTGACCATTCAGGCCCAGATCCTCGACCTGCTCCAGGAACTCCAGGCCAACACCGGCCTGAGCATCCTGATGATCACGCACGATCTGGCCGTCGTCGCCGAAACCGCCCACCGCGTGGCCGTCATGTACGCCTCGAAGATCGTCGAGACGACCGACAAGCAGACGCTCTTCGACGACCCGCGGCATCCGTACACGCTGGGCCTGCTGGCGTCCGTGCCGCAGCTCGGCCAGGAAACCGCGCGCCTCAACGCCATCGCCGGCTCGGTGCCCAACCCGCTGGCGTTCCCGGCCGGCTGCAAGTTCCACCCGCGCTGCCCGGTCGGTCATGACCTGAAGCGCTGCCAAACGCAAGAGCCCGAACTTCGCGAGGTAGCGCCTGGGCACTGGGCCGCCTGCTGGGAATGCAAAGGATACGAGAAGGGCAAAAGCGGAAGAATGGAATAA